One segment of Mycobacterium spongiae DNA contains the following:
- a CDS encoding IS110 family transposase, producing MIFIGDDWAEDHHDVHVMDQAGTRLASRRLSEGLTGVRQLHELIAAHAEEPGQVVIGIETDRGLWVGALAAAGYQVFAINPLAVARYRDRHHVSGAKSDASDAKLLADLVRTDRHNHRSLAGDSSTAEAIKVLARAHQNLIWARTRHTNALRSTLREYYPSALAAFEDLAHGDTLEVLRRAPTPEQATRLSLPAIQSALKRGGRQRYIAARAREILAALRTEQLSAPAAVSAAFAASTRAAVSIIAELNRQINELEASLADHFETHPDADIYLSLPGLGAVLGARVLGEFGDDPNRYTDAKSRKNYAGTSPLTVASGKKRAVLARHARNRRLNDAIDQWAFCALVASPGARAFYDQHRGAGDTHHQALRALANRLVAILHGCLRHHTRYDEHTAWAHRTPTAA from the coding sequence GTGATTTTCATCGGAGACGACTGGGCCGAAGACCATCACGACGTGCATGTGATGGACCAGGCCGGTACGCGGTTGGCGTCACGGCGGCTCTCTGAAGGCTTGACCGGCGTTCGCCAGCTCCACGAGCTGATCGCGGCGCACGCCGAGGAGCCGGGTCAGGTGGTGATCGGCATCGAAACCGACCGGGGCTTGTGGGTGGGCGCCCTGGCGGCGGCCGGCTATCAGGTGTTTGCGATCAATCCCCTGGCGGTGGCCCGCTACCGCGATCGCCACCACGTCTCGGGAGCCAAATCCGATGCCAGCGATGCCAAACTGCTGGCTGACTTGGTGCGCACTGATCGACACAACCATCGCTCGCTCGCCGGCGACAGCTCCACCGCTGAAGCCATCAAAGTTCTGGCCCGCGCACATCAGAACCTGATTTGGGCACGCACCCGCCACACCAACGCGCTGCGCAGCACGTTGCGGGAGTACTACCCGAGCGCACTGGCGGCTTTCGAGGACCTCGCCCACGGCGACACCCTGGAGGTGCTCAGGCGCGCCCCTACCCCAGAACAGGCCACCCGGCTGAGCCTGCCAGCGATCCAGTCTGCGCTCAAACGCGGCGGGCGCCAGCGCTATATCGCCGCCCGCGCCCGCGAAATCCTCGCCGCGCTGCGCACCGAGCAGCTATCGGCACCCGCAGCGGTCAGCGCCGCGTTCGCGGCCAGCACCCGCGCCGCGGTCAGCATCATCGCAGAGCTCAACCGCCAGATTAACGAGCTCGAGGCCAGCCTCGCCGACCATTTTGAGACACACCCGGACGCCGACATCTACCTCTCCCTGCCAGGACTCGGTGCTGTACTCGGCGCCCGGGTGCTCGGTGAGTTCGGGGACGACCCGAATCGCTACACCGATGCCAAGTCTCGCAAAAACTACGCCGGAACCTCACCTTTGACTGTTGCGTCGGGCAAGAAACGCGCCGTGCTGGCCCGCCACGCACGCAACCGCCGTCTCAACGACGCCATCGACCAATGGGCCTTCTGCGCCCTGGTGGCCAGCCCCGGCGCCCGCGCGTTCTACGACCAACACCGCGGCGCCGGCGACACCCACCACCAAGCCTTACGCGCCCTAGCCAACCGTCTCGTCGCCATCCTGCACGGCTGCCTACGACACCACACCCGATACGACGAACACACCGCCTGGGCACACCGCACCCCAACTGCCGCTTGA
- a CDS encoding protein NO VEIN domain-containing protein produces the protein MAISDIRREDVLGAIALLDDPVDGPEIRKQLHFGRALAYRLVHSGRFYDSKTVVGIAHGLGAGRKYLTSQDFSGGFESVVTLLKRRGFFVDSGVLHDISQLRVDRTHGRPAPYQYVVLLWAIARARAGLPRMVPFQDVRDELADILAPFAVAQTGPDPVMPWIALDGSLLWELEKPAGAQPVSESHVKSLNLAAGLSKSVYDRISDEDTWPERARKAFVAAAVDVVANLTGSEPGFLPLLQQLGLADLGSTTDVGRSPEVADAIAAVESVSNPRRMFGTRLTAAQKTAIEERAVQVTRDCLEDEFGYSTKDVGNTESYDVHATKGQEFVKVEVKGTTTDGAEVVLTSNEVDLHRAEHPNNALAVVRNITLDRSGDQPAATGGELVLSMPWEVDKGELTPIVYKYRTGF, from the coding sequence ATGGCGATTAGCGACATCCGGCGTGAGGATGTGCTCGGCGCGATTGCTCTACTGGACGATCCGGTCGACGGTCCGGAGATTCGCAAGCAACTTCACTTCGGGCGGGCTCTCGCCTATCGACTTGTCCACAGTGGCAGGTTTTATGACTCGAAGACGGTCGTCGGAATAGCGCACGGTCTCGGTGCGGGTCGCAAGTACCTCACCAGCCAAGACTTCAGCGGTGGCTTCGAGAGTGTCGTCACACTTCTCAAGCGACGGGGGTTTTTTGTCGACAGCGGAGTGCTACATGACATCAGTCAACTGCGTGTCGATCGAACCCATGGCAGGCCAGCGCCGTACCAGTACGTCGTGCTCCTATGGGCTATTGCCCGAGCGCGGGCCGGGCTGCCGCGAATGGTTCCGTTTCAAGATGTCCGTGACGAGTTAGCGGACATCCTGGCGCCGTTCGCGGTCGCGCAGACCGGTCCTGACCCGGTGATGCCTTGGATCGCGCTAGATGGATCGTTGCTGTGGGAGTTAGAGAAGCCCGCGGGTGCGCAGCCAGTCAGCGAATCGCACGTGAAGTCGCTGAACCTCGCCGCTGGTCTATCAAAGTCGGTGTACGACCGCATATCAGACGAAGACACCTGGCCAGAGAGGGCGAGGAAAGCCTTCGTGGCGGCCGCGGTCGACGTTGTCGCGAACTTGACAGGGAGCGAACCGGGGTTTCTGCCGCTACTGCAGCAACTCGGTTTGGCTGATCTGGGGTCAACCACAGATGTCGGTAGGTCCCCGGAAGTCGCGGACGCAATCGCTGCAGTCGAGTCGGTGAGTAATCCGCGACGCATGTTCGGTACACGCCTCACCGCTGCGCAGAAAACTGCGATCGAAGAGCGGGCTGTACAGGTCACGCGTGACTGCCTCGAGGACGAATTCGGTTATTCAACTAAGGATGTCGGCAACACCGAGTCCTACGACGTGCACGCGACCAAAGGCCAAGAGTTTGTCAAAGTCGAGGTGAAGGGCACCACCACCGACGGCGCAGAGGTAGTCCTGACCAGCAACGAGGTCGATCTCCACCGGGCCGAACACCCGAACAACGCCTTGGCGGTTGTCCGCAACATCACTCTCGATCGCAGCGGAGACCAACCTGCAGCCACCGGTGGAGAATTGGTTTTAAGCATGCCTTGGGAGGTTGATAAGGGCGAACTAACACCGATCGTCTACAAATACCGCACCGGCTTTTAA
- a CDS encoding LysR family transcriptional regulator produces MEIRQLEYFVAVAEEANFTRAAHRVHVAQPAVSAQIRRLESELGQPLLDRSRRKVRLTTAGRAVLPHATAALTAVANIQTAVDDLTQLVRGKVSIGTVTPLEFDIPGLLADFNADHPAVEISYTTNTSDVLIENVQAGLLDVAIAAVGPDEQPAGLETTVVADETIVAAVRHADDLAAASTIALTALADRSLIALPVGTCIRRQLDNACAAAGVSPRIAFEANTSSTLAELAEHGLGVAIMPRSLGQNRAGMQLLTIAPELRVRLVLAWRSSSPISPATRALLDKARTRLVPTTTAGGDERPT; encoded by the coding sequence ATGGAAATCCGGCAGCTCGAATACTTCGTGGCCGTAGCCGAAGAGGCCAATTTCACTCGGGCGGCACACCGGGTCCACGTGGCCCAGCCCGCCGTCAGCGCGCAAATCCGGCGCCTGGAAAGCGAACTCGGCCAGCCCCTCCTAGATCGGTCGCGGCGAAAGGTCCGGCTGACCACGGCCGGCCGGGCAGTGCTGCCCCACGCGACTGCGGCGCTCACCGCCGTCGCCAACATCCAAACTGCAGTCGACGACCTCACTCAATTGGTGCGCGGCAAGGTCAGCATCGGCACCGTGACCCCGCTTGAGTTCGACATCCCCGGACTGCTTGCCGACTTCAACGCCGATCACCCGGCGGTCGAGATCAGCTACACCACAAACACTTCCGACGTTCTCATTGAGAACGTGCAGGCTGGGCTGCTGGACGTGGCGATCGCGGCAGTCGGCCCCGACGAACAGCCCGCTGGTCTAGAGACGACAGTGGTCGCCGACGAGACGATCGTCGCCGCCGTCCGCCACGCCGACGACCTGGCCGCGGCATCAACCATCGCGCTTACCGCGTTGGCCGACCGCTCGTTGATCGCACTCCCGGTCGGCACCTGCATCCGCCGCCAACTCGACAACGCCTGCGCCGCGGCCGGCGTCTCGCCACGCATTGCATTCGAGGCCAACACGTCGTCAACTCTCGCCGAGCTCGCCGAGCACGGCCTAGGAGTGGCGATCATGCCCCGATCACTAGGACAGAACCGAGCCGGCATGCAGCTATTGACGATCGCCCCCGAACTCCGGGTACGGCTGGTCCTGGCCTGGCGATCCTCGAGCCCCATCAGCCCCGCAACCCGCGCCCTCCTCGACAAAGCCCGGACGCGCCTCGTACCGACGACAACCGCAGGTGGTGACGAACGCCCAACGTAG
- a CDS encoding nitroreductase family deazaflavin-dependent oxidoreductase, giving the protein MALRRESSVRGRRLRFDEALIERALMTGVGYQFLLHLAPRIDKLVIPRTQGRLSSAGIDKVGLITTTGAKSGQRRTQPLAFFEDSGGLLAIASNYGKPQHPAWSANLLAHPECTVEFKAAPRPYQAELLSGDQRASAWTTAVDFYAGYESYRASCAPREIRVFFLRPVGA; this is encoded by the coding sequence GTGGCACTTCGACGGGAAAGTTCAGTTCGTGGGCGACGGTTGCGGTTTGATGAGGCGCTGATCGAGCGTGCCCTGATGACTGGGGTCGGCTATCAGTTCCTCCTCCACCTCGCTCCGCGCATCGACAAGCTGGTGATCCCCAGAACACAGGGCCGGCTGAGCTCGGCTGGAATCGACAAGGTCGGATTGATCACGACCACCGGCGCCAAATCCGGGCAACGGCGCACCCAGCCGCTGGCATTCTTTGAAGACTCTGGCGGCCTGCTCGCAATCGCGTCCAACTATGGAAAGCCACAACACCCGGCCTGGTCTGCCAACCTGCTGGCACACCCCGAATGTACGGTCGAGTTCAAGGCTGCGCCGCGCCCCTACCAGGCCGAGCTGCTGAGCGGGGACCAACGCGCTTCGGCATGGACCACAGCGGTCGACTTCTACGCCGGCTATGAGAGCTACCGCGCCAGTTGCGCTCCTCGCGAGATCCGGGTCTTTTTCTTGCGTCCGGTCGGGGCCTGA
- a CDS encoding zinc ribbon domain-containing protein, producing the protein MNWRRAAGELEEIMDCPNCSAPHADAARFCARCGTPLHVGIDRSRHFAAHPEEPVRALALMSTLMPHLSGGRHHVYRGVVGLALMGALVAAAFGVLAVALVLAAIALPAVVLIYVHDHDLWRDEPITVIGAAFALPLLLGVGVGLLQDHFYLPVLLNAWRQRLPTPIQILELGVVVPVVAFVAVLIAPTLITARRAFRHPVDAVVICALSGAALSLGLSVVVQRGAFAQLVPSAGNPMRAAFGSLTIDPAQAAFTALTLGFLQPIIFATAAALAVVPLRGPGVNPAPGVAKGVLLLVLYELATTLLAPDAARGIVLTALVALVLAAAGLLGTREALHKSLMAEAQAALAGDVALDRAPDTHQICAHCGAAIGADAAFCQVCGTATAALARHPYPPITATNPAPSA; encoded by the coding sequence ATGAACTGGAGGAGAGCTGCGGGTGAACTGGAGGAGATAATGGACTGCCCGAATTGCTCGGCCCCACACGCCGACGCGGCCCGTTTCTGCGCCCGATGTGGCACGCCGCTCCATGTGGGCATCGACCGGTCCCGTCATTTCGCTGCCCATCCCGAGGAACCTGTGCGTGCCTTGGCGCTGATGAGCACATTGATGCCACACCTATCGGGTGGGCGTCACCACGTCTACCGAGGGGTGGTCGGTCTGGCGTTGATGGGGGCGTTGGTTGCCGCCGCGTTCGGGGTGCTTGCCGTTGCACTGGTATTGGCCGCGATCGCGCTGCCGGCGGTGGTACTGATCTACGTGCACGATCACGACTTGTGGCGCGACGAGCCGATCACCGTCATTGGCGCGGCGTTTGCGCTTCCCCTGTTGCTCGGTGTCGGTGTGGGGCTGCTCCAAGATCACTTCTACCTGCCTGTGCTGCTGAACGCGTGGCGTCAGCGGCTTCCCACGCCCATCCAGATTCTCGAACTGGGCGTGGTGGTCCCGGTGGTGGCTTTTGTTGCGGTCTTGATCGCGCCCACGCTGATCACCGCGCGCCGCGCGTTTCGGCACCCCGTCGATGCCGTCGTGATCTGTGCATTGAGCGGTGCTGCGCTGTCGTTGGGCCTGAGCGTGGTGGTGCAACGAGGCGCATTCGCTCAGCTCGTGCCGAGCGCGGGGAACCCGATGCGCGCGGCGTTCGGCTCGCTGACAATCGATCCGGCTCAAGCGGCGTTCACCGCGCTGACTCTCGGGTTCTTGCAGCCGATCATCTTCGCCACCGCGGCCGCCTTGGCGGTCGTGCCGCTACGCGGCCCCGGCGTCAACCCCGCCCCAGGAGTGGCCAAAGGTGTGCTGCTGCTCGTGCTGTACGAGTTGGCCACGACTCTGCTTGCCCCCGACGCCGCCCGTGGCATCGTGCTGACCGCGCTAGTGGCGCTGGTGCTGGCCGCGGCCGGGCTGCTCGGCACGCGCGAAGCGTTGCACAAGTCCCTGATGGCGGAAGCCCAGGCAGCCCTCGCCGGAGACGTCGCGCTCGACCGTGCTCCCGACACGCATCAGATTTGCGCGCACTGCGGCGCGGCAATCGGCGCCGATGCCGCGTTCTGTCAGGTCTGTGGAACGGCCACCGCCGCACTGGCCCGCCACCCCTATCCGCCAATCACCGCAACGAACCCCGCACCGTCGGCGTAA